In Roseofilum capinflatum BLCC-M114, a single window of DNA contains:
- a CDS encoding type II toxin-antitoxin system VapC family toxin, which yields MAGNIKIVLDTCALIWWSLDPAHLSPKAKQAIDRMEQDKNGLISSISIWEIAIKIKNNKLDLGVDIDEYIATLKKSDVIRFVPIDEEIWLDSVRLSWDHRDPADRVIVAMAQANQAPIITADRKIADFYSPVVW from the coding sequence ATGGCAGGAAATATAAAAATTGTTCTGGATACTTGTGCTTTGATTTGGTGGAGTTTAGATCCTGCTCACCTTTCTCCCAAAGCTAAACAAGCAATCGATCGCATGGAACAGGATAAAAATGGACTGATTTCATCCATATCAATTTGGGAAATTGCTATCAAAATTAAAAACAATAAATTAGACTTGGGTGTGGATATTGATGAGTATATTGCCACGTTAAAAAAGTCTGATGTTATTCGTTTCGTCCCGATAGATGAAGAAATTTGGCTAGACAGTGTGCGATTATCATGGGATCATCGAGATCCAGCAGATAGAGTCATTGTTGCCATGGCTCAAGCAAATCAAGCTCCTATTATTACCGCAGATCGAAAAATAGCTGATTTCTATTCGCCCGTTGTTTGGTAA
- a CDS encoding GUN4 domain-containing protein has protein sequence MISIKGFKDLIAVSVPELTDLEQLSTALSSPNGKTQLKTIETLTTLGSSGEQVLMDFLAKSDRRHPTWVQGTAFLKLRTSESAAVQEFLNREFPQGVVPLNTDRDVDYSPLQALLIEQKFLEGDRLTLLKMCELAGESAMTRKWLYFSEVNQFPRTDLRTINTLWLVYSEGKFGFSVQREIWLSLGKNWDKLWPKIQWRTGKTWTRYPSEFIWDLTAPKGHLPLTNQLRGVRVMDSLLSHPAWTDYNID, from the coding sequence ATGATTTCGATTAAGGGATTCAAGGATTTAATTGCTGTTTCTGTGCCTGAACTTACCGATCTCGAACAACTCTCAACTGCCCTCTCGTCGCCGAATGGGAAAACCCAACTGAAAACCATTGAGACTCTCACCACTTTGGGGAGTTCGGGGGAACAGGTGCTGATGGATTTTTTGGCCAAGAGCGATCGCCGTCATCCCACTTGGGTACAAGGAACGGCGTTCCTGAAGCTGAGAACGTCTGAATCGGCTGCTGTACAAGAGTTTCTCAATCGTGAATTTCCCCAAGGGGTGGTTCCCTTAAACACCGATCGCGATGTGGATTACAGTCCCCTACAAGCGCTGTTAATTGAACAAAAGTTTTTAGAGGGCGATCGGCTCACCCTGTTAAAAATGTGTGAACTTGCCGGAGAAAGCGCCATGACTCGCAAATGGCTCTATTTCTCAGAAGTGAATCAATTCCCCCGCACCGATTTACGCACCATTAATACCCTATGGCTCGTCTATTCCGAGGGAAAATTTGGCTTCTCCGTACAACGGGAGATTTGGTTATCCTTGGGCAAAAACTGGGATAAACTTTGGCCCAAAATCCAATGGCGCACGGGTAAAACTTGGACAAGGTATCCGAGCGAATTTATCTGGGATTTAACCGCTCCCAAGGGCCATTTACCGCTCACCAACCAACTGCGAGGGGTACGAGTGATGGATTCCCTGCTGTCCCATCCCGCTTGGACAGATTACAACATAGATTAA
- a CDS encoding DNA cytosine methyltransferase, which yields MQQLSLPLEIPNSKSAPNNWFEQLLATLSINPEKNWGDRFGQSLRQYLQSQNIDPVKTLSLFSGGGGLDIGFHDAGFDIVHMVELESKYIQTLEKNSQPGQWLEGSQPICTDIRTFVPDRDLKVDFIIGGPPCQTFSAAGRRASGVTGTNESRGRLFEEYVRLLKRLQPKGFLFENVSGILGANQGQAWKLIQDAFRDVGYKLYFRILDAADYGVAQHRERLFIVGLQEGEYLFPYPTHGFDSLNARPYYSAYEAVQGADSSEQSLSLGGKFGHLLDNIPPGLNYSFYTQEMGYPHPIFSWRSKFSDFLYKADPDRPVRTIKAKGGQYTGPFSWENRKFSIAELKRLQTIPDDYQIIGSRQVAVEQIGNSVPPQLARILALSILDQALGKKLPFQIAYLNSNQPLSFRKRKRELTKIYAQKAKSAISELLEEGKIAGVDPSGYQCKKQSVRFLSMTTFSWTEEKVDQSFPIYLNYDLNSSDWKITASIHNEVDERDKFWIDICPCSGDRDWVLSTKSVRLSGKQLDKRLFTSLWKAFEEKVTEATGKADLVQLSGYYQYKPRISGIMSFCPQIKVDVFWHVIQWVTQGIGTGTQLSTKDLANDWDVNLEDILDYLKPLKSIGYEVRSHNTNPQIPVNYYLIPYAFPTLNPKSVQLHKNL from the coding sequence ATGCAACAATTATCTCTACCTCTGGAAATCCCCAATTCTAAATCTGCTCCTAACAATTGGTTTGAACAGCTCTTAGCCACTCTGAGCATCAACCCAGAGAAAAACTGGGGCGATCGGTTTGGTCAATCCCTGCGTCAATATTTACAATCCCAAAACATAGATCCAGTTAAAACCCTGAGTCTATTTTCTGGCGGTGGCGGTCTAGATATTGGCTTTCATGATGCTGGATTTGATATTGTTCATATGGTTGAGCTAGAGTCTAAATACATTCAAACCCTCGAAAAAAATTCTCAACCTGGACAATGGTTAGAAGGCTCTCAACCCATTTGTACAGATATCAGAACTTTTGTTCCAGACCGCGATCTGAAGGTGGACTTTATCATCGGTGGCCCACCTTGCCAAACCTTTTCTGCTGCTGGACGCAGAGCCTCTGGAGTCACTGGCACAAACGAAAGTAGAGGACGACTTTTTGAAGAATATGTGCGCCTCTTAAAACGGCTTCAACCTAAAGGATTTTTGTTTGAGAATGTATCAGGAATCCTAGGAGCCAATCAAGGACAAGCCTGGAAGCTGATTCAAGACGCTTTTCGAGACGTTGGCTATAAGCTTTATTTTCGCATTTTAGATGCTGCCGACTATGGAGTAGCCCAACATCGAGAGCGTTTATTTATTGTCGGACTACAAGAAGGAGAGTATTTATTTCCTTATCCGACTCACGGGTTTGACTCTCTTAATGCTCGACCTTATTACTCTGCGTATGAGGCAGTTCAAGGGGCTGATTCTTCAGAGCAATCGTTAAGTTTAGGTGGAAAATTTGGTCATTTATTAGACAATATTCCTCCCGGACTGAATTATAGTTTTTATACGCAAGAAATGGGATATCCCCATCCAATCTTTAGTTGGCGATCGAAATTTTCAGACTTCCTTTATAAAGCCGATCCCGATCGCCCCGTCCGAACTATTAAGGCAAAAGGAGGCCAGTATACAGGCCCTTTTAGTTGGGAAAACCGAAAATTTTCTATCGCTGAGTTAAAACGTCTACAAACTATTCCTGATGACTATCAAATTATTGGCAGTAGACAAGTGGCAGTTGAGCAAATTGGTAATTCAGTTCCACCTCAATTAGCGAGAATTCTGGCTCTGAGTATTTTAGATCAAGCCCTGGGTAAGAAATTACCTTTTCAAATTGCTTATTTGAACTCTAATCAACCTTTAAGCTTTAGAAAACGCAAAAGAGAATTAACCAAGATTTACGCTCAAAAAGCTAAATCAGCTATTTCAGAACTATTAGAAGAAGGAAAAATTGCAGGAGTCGATCCTTCTGGTTATCAGTGTAAAAAGCAATCAGTCAGGTTTCTATCTATGACGACTTTCTCATGGACAGAAGAAAAAGTCGATCAAAGTTTTCCCATTTATCTGAATTATGACTTAAATTCCTCTGACTGGAAAATTACCGCCAGCATTCATAATGAGGTGGATGAGAGAGATAAGTTTTGGATTGATATTTGTCCCTGTTCGGGCGATCGGGATTGGGTTTTAAGTACAAAATCAGTTAGATTGTCTGGTAAGCAACTTGATAAAAGGCTGTTTACTTCTCTTTGGAAAGCTTTTGAAGAAAAGGTTACTGAAGCTACCGGTAAAGCCGATTTAGTCCAACTCTCTGGCTATTATCAGTATAAGCCTCGTATCAGTGGAATCATGAGTTTCTGTCCTCAGATTAAGGTGGATGTGTTTTGGCATGTAATTCAATGGGTAACCCAAGGTATTGGTACGGGAACTCAACTGAGTACGAAAGATTTGGCTAACGATTGGGATGTAAATTTAGAAGACATTTTAGATTACTTAAAACCTCTAAAATCGATAGGTTATGAAGTGAGAAGTCATAATACTAATCCCCAAATCCCTGTCAATTATTATTTAATCCCTTATGCTTTTCCCACCCTAAATCCAAAGAGCGTTCAACTTCACAAAAATTTATGA
- a CDS encoding 2TM domain-containing protein: protein MPPRWPRKPDRNDPDYRRLDDRMNFALHVAIYLAINSGLWFVHQIKPDTLLWLTWFSLGWLGLLALHGIFIFAIADYSPSSSPK from the coding sequence ATGCCTCCCCGTTGGCCTCGAAAACCCGACCGTAACGACCCAGACTATCGCCGCTTAGATGACCGGATGAACTTTGCTCTCCATGTAGCGATTTATCTGGCAATCAATTCCGGACTCTGGTTTGTGCATCAAATTAAGCCCGATACCCTTCTCTGGCTAACTTGGTTTAGTCTAGGCTGGTTGGGTCTCCTGGCGCTCCATGGCATCTTTATTTTTGCGATCGCCGACTACTCCCCCTCTTCGAGTCCCAAATAA
- a CDS encoding metal ABC transporter substrate-binding protein, whose translation MKDETIMKINWTDVSMSLLSYPRTLMAIAGLVLTVGLTSCTSTVPPTLNSTPETSASVPGETENKKKVLTTFTVLADIAQNIAGDKLTVESITRIGAEIHGYEPTPSDLTQAQEADLILYNGMNLERWFEQFLGNLEDVPSVLLTEGIEPIPIAEGPYTDKPNPHAWMSPQNALIYVENIRQAFVTLDPDNAETYNTNAAAYSEKLKAIDQRLREAIEKVPENQRYLVTCEGAFSYLARDYGMNEIYIWPINSEQQFTPKQVSGVIDRVKSKQIPAIFCETTVNDKGQKQVAQTTGARFGGNLYVDSLSTADGPVPTFLELLEYDVQLITEGLLRSNE comes from the coding sequence ATGAAAGATGAAACAATTATGAAAATTAACTGGACAGATGTCTCCATGTCTCTCCTTTCCTATCCCAGAACTCTAATGGCGATCGCCGGTCTTGTCCTCACCGTAGGGTTAACAAGCTGTACAAGTACAGTCCCCCCTACCCTCAACTCAACCCCTGAAACCTCAGCCTCCGTCCCTGGAGAAACTGAAAACAAAAAGAAAGTCCTCACCACCTTTACCGTTCTGGCCGACATCGCTCAAAACATCGCCGGAGATAAACTCACTGTTGAGTCCATCACCCGCATCGGTGCAGAAATCCACGGTTACGAACCCACCCCCAGCGACCTCACCCAAGCGCAAGAGGCTGACCTGATTTTATATAACGGCATGAACCTAGAGCGCTGGTTCGAGCAATTTTTAGGCAACCTAGAAGATGTGCCCTCTGTCCTCTTAACAGAAGGGATTGAACCCATCCCCATTGCTGAAGGCCCCTACACCGACAAACCCAATCCCCACGCTTGGATGTCTCCCCAAAACGCCCTGATTTATGTGGAAAATATCCGCCAAGCGTTTGTTACCCTCGATCCAGACAACGCCGAAACCTATAACACCAATGCAGCGGCCTATAGCGAAAAACTGAAAGCCATTGACCAAAGATTGCGGGAAGCGATCGAAAAAGTTCCGGAAAATCAACGCTATTTAGTCACTTGTGAAGGGGCTTTTTCTTATCTAGCCCGTGATTATGGGATGAATGAAATTTATATCTGGCCGATTAATTCTGAGCAACAGTTTACGCCCAAACAAGTATCAGGCGTAATCGATCGCGTGAAAAGCAAGCAAATTCCAGCAATTTTTTGTGAAACGACGGTGAATGATAAAGGACAAAAGCAAGTGGCGCAAACCACAGGCGCAAGGTTTGGTGGCAATCTCTATGTTGATTCTCTGTCTACGGCAGATGGCCCCGTGCCGACATTTTTAGAGTTGCTCGAATATGATGTGCAACTGATTACGGAGGGATTGTTAAGGAGTAATGAGTAA
- the gmk gene encoding guanylate kinase encodes MIQAVETGKLVVITGPSGVGKGTLVRSLLKRHPDIYLSVSMTTRSPRPGEVDGQDYFFVTPDQFQDLIAGEQLLEWAQFAGNYYGTPRQTVEEKVKQGTLVLLEIELEGARQIRASFPQAMRLFILPPSMPELERRLRDRQSESPEAIKRRLNRATTEIAAADEFDVQIVNDDFDRALAEVESVLFPGLPKLSLQS; translated from the coding sequence ATGATACAAGCGGTTGAGACAGGAAAATTAGTGGTAATTACGGGCCCGAGTGGGGTGGGTAAGGGGACTTTGGTGCGATCGCTGCTCAAGCGCCATCCAGACATCTATCTGTCGGTTTCCATGACCACCCGTTCCCCTCGGCCCGGAGAAGTGGACGGTCAAGATTATTTTTTTGTCACTCCAGACCAGTTTCAAGACTTAATTGCTGGGGAGCAACTCTTGGAATGGGCCCAATTTGCCGGTAACTATTATGGCACGCCTCGGCAAACCGTGGAGGAGAAAGTCAAGCAAGGAACCCTAGTCTTACTCGAAATTGAATTAGAAGGCGCTCGGCAGATTCGCGCCTCCTTTCCTCAAGCTATGAGGCTGTTTATTTTACCGCCATCGATGCCCGAATTAGAACGCAGATTACGCGATCGCCAAAGCGAATCCCCAGAAGCCATTAAACGCCGTCTCAACCGCGCCACCACCGAAATTGCCGCCGCCGATGAGTTTGACGTGCAAATCGTTAATGATGACTTCGATCGAGCCTTAGCCGAAGTCGAATCCGTGCTATTTCCCGGCCTACCCAAATTGAGTCTGCAATCTTAA
- a CDS encoding response regulator encodes MKTVLIVEDDPINARVFSKILTKRGGLNVKHTENVDEVMEIVSRKEADIILMDVSLANSMYQGKSVDGIKITQMIKGDDTTSGIPIILVTAHAMQGDRENFLQQSGADGYISKPVIDHQEFVDKIKSLLPQD; translated from the coding sequence ATGAAAACTGTTCTAATCGTAGAAGATGATCCCATTAATGCGCGGGTTTTCTCCAAAATCCTCACGAAACGTGGTGGACTCAATGTTAAGCATACCGAAAATGTGGATGAGGTTATGGAGATCGTCAGCCGCAAGGAAGCGGATATTATTTTGATGGATGTGTCCCTAGCCAATAGCATGTATCAGGGGAAATCTGTGGATGGGATTAAAATTACTCAAATGATTAAAGGGGATGATACTACATCAGGAATTCCGATTATTCTAGTGACTGCCCATGCGATGCAGGGCGATCGCGAGAATTTTCTTCAACAGAGTGGAGCGGATGGCTATATCTCCAAACCAGTGATCGATCATCAAGAGTTTGTGGATAAAATTAAATCGTTATTGCCCCAGGATTGA
- a CDS encoding DNA gyrase C-terminal beta-propeller domain-containing protein — MLATSGGRILRLDLNSEQVPVLGRTAQGYQALRLRKQEQLVGCVVARPQDQILLVSESCLSYRLRKPSNQFTCWRGRDRSRSSLEGEIDKLLTRLGRKKAGL, encoded by the coding sequence TTGTTAGCAACATCGGGAGGCCGGATCTTGCGCCTGGATCTGAATTCAGAACAAGTGCCAGTTTTAGGGCGCACAGCTCAGGGTTATCAAGCCCTGAGATTACGAAAACAGGAGCAGTTAGTCGGTTGTGTAGTGGCTCGTCCCCAGGATCAGATCCTGTTAGTGTCTGAGAGTTGTTTAAGTTACAGGCTCAGGAAACCCTCAAATCAGTTTACCTGTTGGAGAGGCCGCGATCGCAGTAGGTCTTCTCTTGAGGGAGAGATTGACAAGTTACTCACTCGACTTGGCAGGAAGAAAGCAGGACTTTAG
- a CDS encoding phage holin family protein, with translation MINFFLTWALAAIALAITAYIVPGLAIASWQAAAVGAIVMGLVNAIVKPILTLLTLPLTILTLGLFLLVVNAISLSLVGYFTPGFTVSGFFPAVFGSIVLSLVSWLIGQFTGNDINND, from the coding sequence ATGATTAACTTTTTTCTCACTTGGGCTTTAGCGGCGATCGCCCTGGCGATCACTGCCTATATTGTCCCTGGTTTGGCGATCGCCAGTTGGCAGGCAGCGGCCGTGGGAGCGATTGTCATGGGGTTAGTCAATGCCATTGTCAAGCCCATTTTAACCCTTCTCACCTTGCCGTTAACCATTCTCACTTTAGGCTTGTTCTTATTGGTGGTTAACGCCATTTCTCTATCTTTAGTCGGCTATTTTACCCCTGGATTTACCGTATCCGGGTTCTTTCCGGCTGTATTTGGCTCAATTGTTTTATCCCTGGTTTCCTGGTTAATTGGGCAGTTTACTGGGAATGACATCAATAACGATTAA
- a CDS encoding glycoside hydrolase family 10 protein, translating into MVSVNGGASIGRWFRHRLRKSIVLAGLMSLILAWVLAGVPAVSQSRTLPATELRGVWLTNVDSDVLFSSDRLTDALERLDRLHFNTLYPTVWNEGYTLYPSAVGEEVTGRAVLNIPGLQRRDMLKEAIEEGHKRGMSVIPWLEFGFMAPAESELAKRHPDWITNRADGSQVVMQGIHPRVWLNPVHPQVQQLMVDLVTELVTHYDIDGIQLDDHFGLPVELGYDAYTRQLYQSEHNGQLPPDNPEDAAWIRWRADRITTVMARIFAAVKSKRPDAIISLSPNPQHFAYSRYLQDWFSWERQGFVEELLIQIYRDDLDRFQMELKRPEVQVALDHIPVGIGVLTGLKNRSVPMSQIEQQVTEVRKGKFAGVSFFFYETLWNLSTESPQKRQADWANIFPQPAARPSILHCWGN; encoded by the coding sequence ATGGTATCTGTCAATGGGGGAGCCTCTATAGGGCGATGGTTTCGTCATCGGCTAAGGAAGAGCATTGTACTTGCTGGGTTGATGAGTCTAATTTTGGCCTGGGTTTTGGCTGGGGTTCCAGCAGTTTCCCAGTCTCGAACCCTACCCGCTACAGAGTTGCGCGGGGTATGGTTGACCAATGTGGATAGCGATGTGTTGTTTTCGAGCGATCGCCTCACGGATGCTCTAGAACGACTGGATCGACTCCATTTTAATACCCTTTATCCCACAGTTTGGAATGAGGGCTATACCCTCTATCCGAGTGCAGTGGGAGAGGAAGTCACAGGACGTGCGGTACTGAATATCCCCGGTTTACAGAGGAGGGATATGCTCAAAGAGGCGATCGAGGAAGGCCATAAACGGGGAATGAGCGTGATACCCTGGTTGGAGTTTGGATTTATGGCTCCAGCCGAGTCCGAGTTAGCCAAGCGTCATCCAGACTGGATCACGAACCGTGCCGATGGTTCCCAAGTCGTGATGCAGGGAATTCACCCAAGAGTTTGGTTAAATCCGGTTCATCCCCAAGTGCAGCAGTTGATGGTGGATTTGGTGACGGAATTAGTCACCCACTATGATATTGATGGGATTCAGTTAGACGATCATTTTGGCTTGCCCGTAGAGTTGGGCTATGATGCCTATACCCGTCAATTATATCAATCAGAACATAACGGCCAATTGCCTCCAGATAATCCAGAGGATGCAGCCTGGATACGCTGGAGAGCCGATCGCATCACTACAGTTATGGCGCGAATTTTTGCCGCCGTCAAAAGTAAACGCCCCGATGCCATTATTTCTCTGTCTCCCAATCCCCAACATTTTGCCTATAGTCGCTATCTTCAGGATTGGTTTAGCTGGGAGCGACAAGGGTTTGTAGAAGAGTTATTAATTCAAATCTATCGAGATGACCTCGATCGGTTTCAAATGGAACTCAAGCGACCAGAAGTACAAGTTGCCTTAGATCATATTCCGGTCGGAATTGGAGTATTAACGGGATTGAAAAACCGCTCCGTTCCCATGAGCCAAATTGAACAACAAGTGACTGAAGTTAGAAAAGGAAAATTTGCCGGGGTATCCTTCTTTTTCTATGAAACCCTCTGGAATTTAAGCACAGAATCTCCCCAAAAGCGCCAAGCGGACTGGGCAAATATCTTTCCCCAACCGGCAGCACGTCCGAGCATTTTACACTGTTGGGGTAATTAA
- the remA gene encoding extracellular matrix/biofilm regulator RemA produces the protein MVQLINIGFGNIINANRVIAIVTPESAPIKRTIAECRDRQELIDATYGRRTRAVIIMDSGHIVLSAIQPETVSHRFTSQKGNREP, from the coding sequence ATGGTTCAACTGATTAATATTGGATTTGGTAATATTATTAATGCCAATCGAGTGATTGCGATCGTTACTCCAGAGTCAGCACCGATTAAACGAACGATCGCCGAATGTCGCGATCGCCAAGAATTAATCGATGCAACCTATGGTAGACGCACCCGTGCTGTGATAATTATGGATTCAGGCCATATCGTGCTATCTGCGATTCAACCGGAAACGGTTTCCCACCGGTTTACCTCCCAAAAGGGTAACCGGGAACCTTGA
- a CDS encoding DNA gyrase/topoisomerase IV subunit A, translated as MAKQLRLFQSEQIIPTALHTEMERSYLEYAMSVIVGRALPDVRDGLKPVHRRILYAMHELGLTPDRPYRKCARVVGDVLGKYHPHGDQAVYDALVRMVQDFSCRYPLLAGHGNFGSVDNDPPAAMRYTETRLSPISHESLLAEISESTVDFIPNFDNSQAEPVVLPAQLPILLLNGCSGIAVGMATNIPPHNLGEIVDGLIALIDNPELSDEKLMQKIPAPDFPTGGVIVDREGIRSAYLNGKGSIPMRGVATIEKIQPGKRKRIRDCIIVTELPYQVNKAGWIEKVADLVNHGKLDGISDIRDESDRSGMRVVLELKTDAKPSEVLAHLYHQTPLQTNFGAIFLALVNGTPQQLSLREVLQEFLKFREQTLTRQYSHELEQTRKRCHILEGLLLALQNLDRAIAILRNAADGTTAKAQLQKALKLQPAQADALLAMPMRRLTGLERQNLQTEFDQLTQRIQDLEQLLNERSELLKSLKKELRSLKRRYDNPRRTRLQTSNQGTSAPVSPGSRSQAKSSTSQGSSNPSKRTRKSKSSARQEQKMNELSLSLEMSYLEVTYGGYVRRVPELSAEAGEGMASALSCYRAGADADLLLLTVDGKAYGVKVGQVPTSSNSQGIPLNSLVPHSGTGQPPDVAAQFVLTEYGGNRDLVLVTEEGRIKRLPLAEFANLRASGLTALKLKEGDRLNTVYLSEPGSQLLLATSGGRILRLDMNSEQVPVLGRTAQGYQALRLRKQEQLVGCVVARPQDQILLVSEMGFGKRVPVEVIRQGNRGDIGTQALQFTQRSDRMVGMVLAPTGGQVQAVSSSQRFWRLEVDKVEEMGKDGTGDRLFKLQAQETLKGVYLLERPRSK; from the coding sequence ATGGCTAAACAACTGCGACTTTTCCAAAGCGAACAAATTATTCCCACTGCCTTACATACCGAAATGGAGAGGTCTTATCTGGAATATGCCATGAGTGTAATTGTTGGCCGTGCCCTCCCAGATGTCCGGGATGGGTTAAAACCGGTTCATCGGCGTATTTTATATGCCATGCATGAATTGGGATTAACCCCCGATCGCCCCTATCGTAAATGTGCAAGGGTAGTTGGTGATGTGTTGGGTAAATATCATCCCCATGGGGATCAGGCAGTCTATGATGCCCTGGTGCGGATGGTGCAAGATTTTTCCTGCCGCTATCCTTTGCTTGCCGGTCATGGTAATTTCGGCTCGGTGGATAACGATCCCCCCGCAGCCATGCGCTACACGGAAACGCGCCTCTCCCCCATTAGTCATGAGAGTTTATTGGCGGAAATTAGTGAGTCTACGGTCGATTTTATTCCCAACTTCGATAACTCCCAAGCGGAACCGGTGGTGCTACCCGCCCAATTACCGATTTTACTGCTCAATGGCTGTTCGGGGATTGCGGTGGGGATGGCGACGAATATTCCGCCCCATAATTTGGGGGAAATTGTCGATGGGTTAATTGCTCTGATTGATAACCCAGAATTGTCGGATGAGAAGTTGATGCAGAAGATTCCCGCCCCGGATTTTCCCACGGGTGGGGTGATTGTGGATCGAGAAGGGATAAGGAGTGCTTATCTCAATGGTAAAGGCAGTATTCCCATGCGCGGGGTGGCCACAATTGAGAAAATTCAACCAGGGAAACGTAAGCGCATCCGCGATTGTATCATCGTGACGGAGTTGCCCTATCAGGTGAATAAGGCGGGATGGATTGAGAAAGTGGCCGATTTGGTCAATCATGGAAAGTTAGACGGAATTTCGGATATTCGGGATGAGAGCGATCGCTCTGGAATGCGGGTGGTGTTGGAGCTGAAAACGGATGCTAAACCGAGTGAAGTGTTGGCCCATCTCTATCATCAAACACCGTTGCAAACCAATTTTGGGGCGATTTTTTTGGCCCTGGTGAATGGGACTCCCCAGCAGTTGAGTTTGCGGGAAGTGCTGCAAGAGTTCCTCAAGTTTCGGGAGCAGACTCTAACGCGCCAATATAGCCATGAGTTGGAGCAAACGCGCAAACGGTGTCATATTCTGGAAGGGTTATTATTGGCTTTGCAAAATTTGGATCGGGCGATCGCCATTCTCAGAAATGCAGCCGATGGCACAACGGCAAAAGCTCAATTGCAAAAAGCACTCAAGTTACAACCCGCTCAAGCGGATGCTCTGTTAGCCATGCCGATGCGTCGGTTAACCGGGTTAGAGCGACAAAATTTACAAACTGAATTTGACCAACTGACTCAACGCATCCAAGACTTAGAGCAATTGCTCAATGAGCGATCGGAATTGCTCAAGTCTTTGAAAAAAGAACTGCGGAGCCTCAAGCGTCGCTATGATAATCCCCGACGCACGCGCCTTCAAACCTCGAATCAGGGGACTTCTGCTCCGGTCTCCCCAGGTTCGAGAAGTCAGGCAAAGTCCAGTACATCTCAAGGATCATCAAACCCTTCCAAACGTACCCGAAAGTCGAAATCTTCTGCTCGTCAGGAACAGAAGATGAATGAATTATCTTTATCTCTGGAAATGAGTTATCTGGAGGTTACTTATGGGGGATATGTTCGCCGGGTTCCTGAACTGAGTGCGGAAGCAGGTGAGGGAATGGCTTCGGCTCTGAGTTGTTATCGAGCCGGAGCGGATGCGGATTTATTGCTGCTGACAGTCGATGGCAAAGCTTATGGGGTGAAGGTGGGCCAAGTGCCGACAAGTAGCAATTCCCAAGGTATTCCCCTGAATAGTTTAGTGCCCCATAGTGGCACGGGACAACCGCCGGATGTGGCGGCTCAGTTTGTGCTGACGGAGTATGGGGGCAATCGCGATTTGGTCTTGGTGACGGAGGAAGGACGGATTAAACGGTTGCCGTTGGCGGAGTTTGCCAACCTGCGAGCCAGTGGCTTAACGGCGCTGAAGTTGAAAGAGGGCGATCGCCTCAACACTGTATATTTATCAGAGCCGGGGTCACAATTATTGTTGGCAACATCGGGCGGCCGGATCTTGCGCCTGGATATGAATTCGGAACAAGTGCCAGTTTTAGGGCGCACAGCTCAGGGTTATCAAGCCCTGAGATTACGGAAACAGGAGCAGTTAGTCGGTTGTGTGGTGGCTCGTCCCCAGGATCAGATCCTGTTGGTGTCCGAGATGGGATTCGGGAAACGGGTTCCGGTGGAAGTCATTCGCCAAGGAAACCGGGGAGATATTGGTACACAGGCTCTACAATTTACCCAACGCAGCGATCGCATGGTGGGTATGGTGTTAGCGCCCACGGGGGGCCAAGTGCAAGCAGTCAGCAGCAGTCAACGGTTTTGGCGCTTAGAGGTGGATAAGGTGGAAGAGATGGGTAAGGATGGAACCGGCGATCGGTTGTTTAAGTTACAGGCTCAGGAAACCCTCAAGGGTGTTTATCTGTTGGAGAGGCCGCGATCGAAGTAG